Part of the Natrarchaeobius halalkaliphilus genome is shown below.
CGCCGGAAAAGGAGATGACAATGTAATATCAATCATCACGTCAATATTATGACGCCCACTTTTGAGGAGGAGCTGGATCAAAGTAGCATAAGTGCCGTCGTGATAGAAAACCCATACTCGGCCAACGAGTGCGTTCTGTATCCATCAAACGCAACGGACGAAAAACTGGAAACGATGTGGGTTCTTGCGAAGGACGGTGATTACACCTGCTTAGAAGATATGCAGTAACAGAGCGACGAGCGAACTGACTATAATTCCCAAACTGGGAATACCACTGGCCGATCATCAAATCGAGCCTTCGCTCCGATCAGCCAGAATCTGAAGAATCGGATCAGATAGAGTCTCAACAGCGGGAAGCGGCGGACGAACAACCCACCCCGCAGGGTGGCGGGCAGACCTTACTCGGAGAATTCCAATGACAACAGAGAGAGTCCACAAGTCGGAACCGCACGATGTGTATATCGGTCGCGGTCAGAACGGTGAGACGAACATGGGCGGCGTCCCGATCGGCGTGACCGGGTGGCTGGGCAACCCTTACAAGGAGTCTCACTACGGACGCGAGAAGTGTATCGAGCTATTCGAACGCGATCTCGGTTGGATGGTCGAGGGCAACCCAGTTTTCCGGGCGAAGTTGGTGAGTCTGTACGGAAAGACGTTGGGCTGCTACTGCTTCGATCACCAGGAGTGCCACGGTGACGTAATCGTTTCCAAGATCAACGAGCTGTACCTGGAGTCTCTATGAGTGTCCCGGCGTCGGCCCGTTACAATCCTACGGGACAGAACGTGGACGTAATCTCCACGGTCAACGGTGGCGAGGAAGCGTCGTGGGCGATCTATCGCGGTGGTGGTCTGGTCGGGATGGAAAGCGACAACACCCGGCCACCCGCCGACGTTCCGATTGATTTCGTGGACTGGCCGTTCTCGAAAGACGGTGAGCAATCGTTCGAGGACCACCTACAGGTCGTGAAAGAGGAAAAGCCGATGTACGCGGTCGCTCCGGACGTTGAGAACGGGCGAGATGTTTCCACTGTTCTTGAGTACGCCGATCAGTTAGACTCGCACGCGGGCGTTGTAATTGTCGTCCCCAAGGACGCGCACCCCGAGGACGTGGGTGACGATTATCGCATTGGAATTCCGTGCCAGGATCGGTTCGGCGGCGTGCCGTGGTCGATCTGGGAGTACCGGAATTGCGAACAGGTTCACCTACTCGGTGGCAGCCCGGTTCGTCACGCCGACTTCAAGCACTACGTGAACGTCCGGTCGGTGGACACGGCGTCGATCGTGAAGGCTGCGTACCGTGGTGGATTCTGGAACGAGGGCGGTTGGCACAAAGACACTCTCGGATTCTACGGGTCGCTCGAGGCCAGCATTGATGGGATGAACCGATTCTGGAACGGTGGCGTTTCGGTGTTCGGGCAGGAGAGGGCGCGGGCGCTTCCCGCTGGTACCGAACTCCCGGAACAGGAACGCGAGGAATTGCTGACCCGTGGGGAGATCCCCGATCGGTGGTTACACATCAAGTATCCGATAGAGTTGGAAGCGATTGAAGATCAGATTGACCCGAACGAGAATCCGTGGCCGCCAAGCGATACGTTGGGTGATGGCGATCGAGTTCCGTTTCCGGGTCGGGCAGCGTTCTACTGATACCTATCTTCACCCACCCCCACCCCCTATATATACCGTTGTCCATCACTTAGGGTGAAGCCAGTGTGGGAGGTCTGAAACGAACACTCATTTTAGATGTTGGTGGGGATCTGAACACAGTCCAATAACGAATTGTGGAGCAGTTACTTTGGATCAGCGGGAAGCGGCGGCGTCCATGGTTGCGGGGCCTTCCCGCTGAGAACAACCCTGCGTAAGAGACGATAATAACAGTAGTTGGTAGTTCGGTTTCTTTATTTAGAGTTGACTGTGAAACTCGCGTTCAGTATAGGGCAAGTCGTGACCGATGCTTTACGCAGACTGTAGGTGTCCGTCAGCAAACATCAGTACCGCAAAGACTGCTAGTGCGATGAATAGTGATAGTCCCCCACCATAGTTAGTTCCGAAGGTACGTCCCACGATAAAGCCAGTAAGAGATGAAATCAGGCACATCACAAAGAGGCGTTTGTCGGGGGGATTGCCCATACGCTAATGTTGATTTAGCTAACTATATACCTTCTCCAATTCGTTCAGTAAGCACACGTAGTTAACGAATCATCCGACTCAGTTTCAGGGGCGGTTCTGAATAAAAAATCGTGCTGCTATCTACTGATAATGGAAACCGCATGGAGAGTCGAGGAAACCTGTCCTCGATGTGATGACGACAGCGATGTATGGGTGTTCGAAAAAGACGAAGGAGCGAAGGTGAAGAAGTGTTATACCTGCCACTCGTGCGGTTGTGAGTGGTCAGAGATGGTGGAACGTAGCTAACTAAAAAGGAGCGGCTTCATTTAGTAGATACCAGATGCCCCAATTCACGGAAGGCGACCGCGTTCGCGTTGATATACCGGACGAGCTGGACCCCGATCACGATCGGTATCACGGTCGGCATGGGAAGGTTGTCGAGATAATGGAAGACGATGCAGGAGACGAGACCGGGAATGATCAGGATTCGTTCTTATTACAGGTTGAATTTGATTCTGGCGAGACGATGGGTTTTCGAGGCCACGACTTACGGCCCCCATTGGAATAACGAGTTGAACTGATTACTTCCTTTTCTGCATTTTGCCAGCAATATTTGCACTGAGTTCGAAATGGTGATCCCGGACCAGGGGACCCGCCAAGAACATTCGACCAGAAGACACAACTCGAGTCGAGCCTTCCCATAATTTGACTCATGCTGTGAGCAAATACGTTCTGGTTTTAATGACTGATCGGCTAAATACGGCCGATCTGATGGAATGTGGCAGGAATGGCTCTGTTCCCGCTGTTCATAATTTCCAAATTCAGGGACAGTAATTTCTTGTTTTTAAATAAGGTAGTATGTATATGAAAAACGGATATAGGGTTTGGATCGATAGGTGCAAGCTAAAAATCAGTTACAACTGAGAAAGGAATGGCACCAGATTGCTCAGTTTCTCCGTCGGTTCTACAACTGTCCGTTCTTGGTCATAGTTCACGATTCCTTCCTCAGCCAGTTTTGGGATGTGGATGTGATATAGCGAGATGAAAACTTGCTCAATCTGTTCTTTGTCTCCCTCAGTTATTTCCACACCTTGTTCTTTTTCGATGATTTCATTCCGAAGATCACGAATGGTCAATACCCCATCAGAGGCTACCAAAAGTTCAATGACAATACGACGGTGACGATGGGAGAGAAGATCAAAGACCGTATCTGGAGATATGTTTTCTATCGACTCAAACATTTCTTCCGAGGATTGCGTACTCCTCCGTGTATCATCACTCATTATCTTTATTAATGCTGTTACACGGATGAATATCGTGCCTGCCTTGGAAGACTTTTAAATATTGACTTATATATCGGCTGGTACATCTTGAGTTGAGAGCGTGGACTCAATTATCTTCCCAGTACCGCGTCGGAGTAGTTCTGAGAGGGATTGGTGAGATATATCGAGTTTTTCTGCGAGTTCGCGGGCTGAAATCTCACGTGGCACTTCGTAGTACCCATGTTCCTGTGCAGCTACGAGGGCATTATGTTGGGCAGGGGTCAATTCGCCAAACGAGACTCGAGGGCTTCCCGGCTCGGTAAGATCCAGTAATTCGAACGAATGGTCCTGTTCAGTCAGCCTTTTACGGAATCTGTCGAATTGATCTCGTGAGACAAACCGAATTCGCAGCTGCCACCCATGAGCTGTGGCTTCGGCGTGTAAGATTGATCCTTGTTGGTCGATGTATTTGTTCACTCGCTCCTCAACGTCGTCGGCCCATTCGAGGTGATAGTATTTCTCCTCCTCAAACGATGTTGTCTCAACGATTCGTCTAATAGATGGATCGTTCGACAGGGCCTCATCAGCGGTATCAAAATTATTGCTGGCAACCCAGAGGCATGGCATTGTCCACTTCGTGCTGTGAGCAGCGATACGCTCGGCTTCGACCTTCATCTCTGGTTCATCCGTGAACGCCTGTGTGAGAGCAACAGCGTCGTGTTCAAGTTCGAAGGTCGCAATCAGCATACGAATAGAACGGACCCCAAGGGGAAAACCGACGGGTTCAGTCGGATACGTATAATGTTAGGTTAGACCAGATTTGATCGATCGATTTGTGGACTATTTTTCTCAGCTCATTTAGGGGATTCCGAGTGAATGAAAAACAACTGCCGTGCTACATACAGCCTCTGTACTCGCCATCACATATAGGCCGGTCACAACTATTTCAGAACAACCTGTCACCACAGCCAGGCAGGTGGGTTTTATATACTGTCAGTCCTTCCTATATTACGACGCGGTCGAAAAATTCCCTGAAGACGGCTGTGGTCCGGGTACAGCCCTCCTACTATGGGTTGCGAGGAACGAAGTTACTCGCGGCTTGCGGAGCCAGGGACCGGAGTTCAAATCTCCGTCAGGACGCTCACTCCTCGCGAGTGCTTCACGATGTTCAGCACTCGCTTCGTCGTTCGGTCCTGACGTGCCCAACGCTCACTTCGTTCGCGTTGGACTCCGTCAGAACGGTTCTGTCGACACAAATTCGCGAGCGTAGCGAGCGACTCGTGTCGACGAAACTCCCTCGGGGATTTGAGCAGACCAGTGGCAGCCCGGGAACGGCACAACGCGCCGCATGCCCGAACCGTCCTGGTGTGGTCACACTCCCGTCGGGACTCCCCGTTACGAGCGCGTATTCCTCCGCCTCGAGTCTCCGTTCTTCGGTTTCCTCTCGAGCGGAGGTTCGATCGTCAACGTGTTCGCCTCGAGTGTGACGGACGGCGACCAGCCGCGGAGATGGCGTCTCGGCGATCAGCGGTTTCGAGATTCCCAATAGGTCTCGAGAAACGGTCTGACCTGTCCGGTGACAGCCGACCGGAGCGCCGCCATCTCGACGGAGTCGTTCCCGAGAAACAGTCGATCGTGCTCCCGCCGGACGATCTCCTCGAGAACGAGTTCGACGAGCGTATCGGCAGTAACGGACCGATGTCGATCTGTACGGGTTTGTGCGAGTGACTCGAGTCGCCGTCGGGTCGCGTGCGTCGTCGCCAGCGCTGACGCGGACTGCTCGAGCGGCGGTGGTTCCGCGGCCTCCCGAAACGAGGGATGGGTGAGTGTCGCACGGCCGCCTCGCTTGTTCCGGATGACGACACCCTCTGCGGGGCCGTCGTACCAGTTCGACCGCGGGACGGTGTACGAATCGGGGTCGAAGTCCCGGGCGCGGCGTTCGCGCTCGACGGCGTTTACGGGCCGGAGGCCGATCCGTTCGAAGATCTGGTCCGCGATATCCGGGGGGTAGAACGCGTTCGTCCGGGCCGACCGGACGTCGAAGCCGAGAAACGATGGCAATCGGTCCCACTCGTACTCGATCGCGTGTTTGTGCGTCGCTTCGCCGAAGAAAACGACCGCCTCTACGTCCTCGATCGCGGTTCGAAGCTGGTCCCGGCGGAGGTTCGCCCGAACGTGTCGAACCGCGTGTTGATACGGTTCGGGTACAGCCCCCGGGTCCTCGTACCAGCGGTTTCGGTCACCAAACCGAATAAGGCCGGACTGCTGGAGGCGAAATCGGAGGGGTGCTCCGTCGATTTTCTCGAGGAGCCAGAGGTGTCCCTCCTCGAAGAGCTCGGGCGTTTCCGAAGCGGGCGGAACAGCGGGATAGTTCAAGACGTATCGACTACGATCGCAGTCGCATTTACCTCTTGTTCCGCGGTGGCGCTCTGAGTGAGCGATCCGTAGGATAGAGCGGTGGACCGGGGGCCATATTCGTGCGGTCGAACGATGGACGGAAATCCGCTCACTCGAGGCTGCCGGCGAGTACTTTCGCCGCGACGAGGACGGGATCCCACGTGCTGTTGAACGGCGGAGCGTACGCCAGATCGTAGTTCTCGAGATCCGAGACGGTTGCCCCTTCCTGCAGCGCCGCAACGATCGCGTGACTCCGGTGGACCGCGCCTTCGCCGTACTCGCTGACGAGACTCGCGCCGAGAACGCGGCCGGACTCCCGATCGGCGGACAGCGTGATCGTGACGGTGCCGCCCTCGGGGTAGTAGCCGGCGCGCGATTTCGCGGTGACGGTTTCGGTGAGCGGATCGAATCCGGCGTCTCGAGCGGTGTCGTGGTCCAGAACCCCCGTTCGAGCGGCCTCGATATCGAAGGCTTTGACCGCCGCCGTTCCGGCGATGTCGCCACCCTCGGTCGGCGTTCCGGTCACGGTCT
Proteins encoded:
- a CDS encoding DUF6610 family protein translates to MDVISTVNGGEEASWAIYRGGGLVGMESDNTRPPADVPIDFVDWPFSKDGEQSFEDHLQVVKEEKPMYAVAPDVENGRDVSTVLEYADQLDSHAGVVIVVPKDAHPEDVGDDYRIGIPCQDRFGGVPWSIWEYRNCEQVHLLGGSPVRHADFKHYVNVRSVDTASIVKAAYRGGFWNEGGWHKDTLGFYGSLEASIDGMNRFWNGGVSVFGQERARALPAGTELPEQEREELLTRGEIPDRWLHIKYPIELEAIEDQIDPNENPWPPSDTLGDGDRVPFPGRAAFY
- a CDS encoding RNA ligase family protein, which gives rise to MNYPAVPPASETPELFEEGHLWLLEKIDGAPLRFRLQQSGLIRFGDRNRWYEDPGAVPEPYQHAVRHVRANLRRDQLRTAIEDVEAVVFFGEATHKHAIEYEWDRLPSFLGFDVRSARTNAFYPPDIADQIFERIGLRPVNAVERERRARDFDPDSYTVPRSNWYDGPAEGVVIRNKRGGRATLTHPSFREAAEPPPLEQSASALATTHATRRRLESLAQTRTDRHRSVTADTLVELVLEEIVRREHDRLFLGNDSVEMAALRSAVTGQVRPFLETYWESRNR
- a CDS encoding DUF7511 domain-containing protein; amino-acid sequence: MTPTFEEELDQSSISAVVIENPYSANECVLYPSNATDEKLETMWVLAKDGDYTCLEDMQ
- a CDS encoding DUF4326 domain-containing protein encodes the protein MTTERVHKSEPHDVYIGRGQNGETNMGGVPIGVTGWLGNPYKESHYGREKCIELFERDLGWMVEGNPVFRAKLVSLYGKTLGCYCFDHQECHGDVIVSKINELYLESL
- a CDS encoding DUF7344 domain-containing protein, which encodes MSDDTRRSTQSSEEMFESIENISPDTVFDLLSHRHRRIVIELLVASDGVLTIRDLRNEIIEKEQGVEITEGDKEQIEQVFISLYHIHIPKLAEEGIVNYDQERTVVEPTEKLSNLVPFLSQL
- a CDS encoding helix-turn-helix domain-containing protein, with protein sequence MLIATFELEHDAVALTQAFTDEPEMKVEAERIAAHSTKWTMPCLWVASNNFDTADEALSNDPSIRRIVETTSFEEEKYYHLEWADDVEERVNKYIDQQGSILHAEATAHGWQLRIRFVSRDQFDRFRKRLTEQDHSFELLDLTEPGSPRVSFGELTPAQHNALVAAQEHGYYEVPREISARELAEKLDISHQSLSELLRRGTGKIIESTLSTQDVPADI